TATACTCTGCATATCTATTTTCCCGATATTGGTAAAATTACGTTTAACACCAGGATTGATTTCGGCTTTTTACCGAATGTTTTTTGCTGTGATTCTCCTTTTGCCTTATGTTATTTTTAGCGGAAACTTTAAACTCCCAAAACTAAAATTTGCTCTTTTGGCGGTACTTTGCGGTGTTTTATTCTCGTCTGATGTAGCAGTTTGGAATATCGCCATTCAGGAATCAAGCGCGACTCAGGCTTCTTTGTTGACTAATTTATCTCCAGTTTGGGTTGGTGTTGGTTCTTTCTTTTTTCTGAAAGCAAAACCTGCCACAAATTTCTGGATCGGAACATTAGTCGCTCTATTCGGAATGATAACTTTAGTTGGTTTTGAGTTTTTTATCGATTTGAACTTTGATAAAGCATTTCTTTTTGCCGTTTTATCTGGAATTCTATATTCTATTTATCTGTTGGTCAGCAAAAATGTACTTTCCGAGGTTGACGTTTTATCGTTTATGACGATCAGTCTAATGGCTTCAAGCGTTTATTTGGGAATTTTATGTTATTCATTAAATGAACCTTTCACAGGATTTACAGATATGGGCTGGCTTGTTTTGGTGCTTCAAGCCGTAATTTGTCAATTATGTGCTTGGCTTTCGATTAGTTATGCCACACAACACATGCGCGCGACGAGAGTTTCGTTAAGTTTATTGAGTCAAGCTGTAATTACATCGATTTTAGCTTGGTTGTTTTTGGAAGAACAAATAACTTTACAAATGGTTTTCGGCGGAATCGTTTTACTTTTCGGAATCCGAATTACTTTTTACGATAAAACTATTTCTTTAAAAAGGCTTTTTTCTAAGAATTAGATTGAGAAAGTTTTCACTCAAATTGACTTTAAACAATTCGTGCAATTTGCGGCAGAAAAGCTCTCTCGCAGATTTTGGAGATTGAGCAAATATTTTAATCTTTAAAATCGTTTCAATCTATGACAAAAAACTTGAAACAAAAGAAAACCTCAAACTTGAAACAAAAAAACTATGTTACATAAAACTAAAATACCAAACTTAAAAGTAATCGCATTTGATGCCGATGATACTTTGTTTGTAAACGAACCTTATTTCGAGGAAACCGAACATAAATTTTGCGCTTTGATGGAAGATTATCTTTCACATCAAGGCATTTCGCAGGAATTATTCAAAATAGAAATTGCCAATCTGCCTTTGTATGGATATGGAATCAAAGGATACATTCTTTCGATGATTGAAGCTGCGATGAATATTTCAAACAATACCATTCCGGTTGAAGTAATCGAAAAAATCATTCAATACGGAAAAGAATTACTGGAAAAACCAATCGAATTGCTGGACGGAATTGAAGAAACCCTTGAAGCTTTAAAAGGAAAATACAAATTGGTCGTTGCTACAAAAGGCGATTTGAAAGACCAGCACAGCAAATTGCATCGTTCTGGTTTGGGTCATTATTTTCATCATATCGAAGTAATGTCAGACAAACAGGAAATCGATTATCAAAAATTGCTTGGCCGTTTAGACATTCAGGCGCATGAGTTTTTGATGATCGGAAATTCATTAAAATCAGACGTTCTTCCTGTTTTAGGAATTGGCGGTTATGCCGTTCATATTCCGTTTCACACTACTTGGGAACACGAAAAAATTAATCATACTATAGAACACGAGCATTTTAGTTCATTTGAAACTATTGCAGAAGTGGTTCCGAATTTATTATAATGAAAACACTTTTAGACCTAGAAAATTGGAATAGAAAAGAGCACTTTGCCCATTTTAAACAAATGGAAGAACCTTTTTTTGGTGCCACTGTAGAAATCGACTGTACCAAAGCATATCAAACCGCAAAAAGTATAAATGCTTCTTTCTTTATTTTCTATTTGCATAAAACTTTGGCTGCAGTAAATGCCATTGAAAATTTTAAATATCGAATTTCAGAAGACAAAATATACATTAACGATCAAATTGATGCATCGGCGACAATTGGTCGTGAAGATGGCACTTTCGGATTTTCTTTAATTGAATATCACCCAGATTTTAAAACATTTGAGCAAATTGCATTAACCGAAATCGAACGCATTCAAAATACAACCGGACTTTTCACGAGATCTTTTGATGATGATAATCTAATTCATTTTTCGGCAATTCCGTGGCTGAATTTTAGTTCTATAACCCATGCGCGCAGTTTTACCTATCCAGACAGCTGTCCTAAAATTTCGTTTGGCAAAATGATGGTTTCCGAAACTGGAAAAAGAACCATGTCGATGGCCGTTTATGTTCATCATGGTTTAATGGACGGAATGCATGTTGGTCAGTTTGTAGATCTTTTTCAAGAGCTTATGAATCAATAAAATAATCGGAATGATTTTTGCGCCCAAAAACATATGAAACAAATTTTCCTTTTTTTGTTTTTAATCTCCACTACTACATTGCTAAGTCAGACAGTGCTGACTTCTTATGCCGTCGATTTAAAAAACAAAATAGGACAATCTGAAATCATGACTGGCGAAAACACAGTTACTCACGACGTATTTACTTTTGTTGCGAGCGCAGACAGTCTTTCTATACTAAAATACAATAGCGCTTTATTTCTAAGGGATAAATTTGTTACAAATCGTCAGTATACCCAAAACAGAGCCTTAATGGGCTACAGTTTTAGCGAAGATGGAAATCCTACTTTGTACTGGTTTTCGAAAGAAGAAAAAACAATTATTTTAATTAAATATTATCTGGAAAACAAAACTTCCCGAGCATTAAAATTTCAGATTCCGCTTGAAGAAAATTCATTGATAACACATTATCAGAAAGACAACAATTTCTATTTGTTGATGAAAGATCGAACAAAAGAGGCTTTAACTGCTTTTATTTTTAAAAACGGAATGGCTCAACAAAAGTTTTTAGATTTTAGCGCTTTCAAATTTATAGATCAGAAAAACCAGCCTAAAACATTTCATCAAATTTTGTTTGAAAATCCGATAGAACTGATGGGATCTGGCGAATACAATCCGTTGTATAAGGTTACTGCCAAAAGTAAAATTTACACCCTTCCTAATCGCTTGATTCTAACGTTAGATCAAAATTTTAGAAAAACACAATTGTTTGATATTGATTTAGAAAATCTAGAAATAAAAGAAAAGACGTTTTTAAAACCCGTTGGAGAGAAAAACCCAAAAACGTCTAATTCTTATTATCACGAAAATAAATTATATCAAATTAATCTTAATGCCGACGAGCTTTTGTTTGATATTAAAGATTATGAATCTGGAGAATCGATAAAGGCTTTTGTGGTTTCAAAAAAAGATACCATTCGCTTTAGCAATTCTCCTTTACTGATGCAAATTGAAGATCGTGAACCCAGAAAGTTAAAGAATACAGCGAAATTTTTAAAAGCTTTGTCTTCTCTTGACGCCGGAGTTTCGGTTTATAAAAACGAGAAAAATCTGTTTATCACGTTAGGAGGAAGCGGAAGAGATTTCAATACGGTATCTATTAATGGCTTTAATTTTAGTGACCCTTTTGGAGATTTCCCTTCAAACAATTATTACAATGTTGAGACGAATTATTCTGTTTTTTTTGAAAGCATATGGACAAAAAAACTAGACACAACACAAGAAACACACGAGGCTTTTGCTACTGATAAAATCTTCTACTTTTTAGATTCTCATCGAGAAGCAGTTCTTCCTAATTCTGTTAAACTAAGTAATTACACCATTTTAACTTATTACGATATTGTTGCGAAACAGCTTGTTCTTCGCAAATTTACGGACGGATTTAATTAAAACAATTCGTTGATAAAACCTGTTTGCTTTTATTTTCCATATTTTTTTTATTGCTTCGATTTTTGCCTATTGCCCTATTTTAATACTTTTTTGGCTTTAAGGGAAAGTTTTTACTTACAATTTGTTGTTGTTTTGGACAATATTTAAAATTAAGAAACAATGAAAAAAATTGTAATGACTCTTGCATTTGCCCTGGCTTTAACAGGAGTACATGCGCAAACAGAAAACAATAGCAGCTATAATAAGTGGTCTGTAGAATTAGCTGGCGGACTAACTAAACCTCAACGTTCATTTTCAGCAGGTTACTCAACAAGTACTCCAAGTCCTTGGGTTGGTGAAGTAGGGGTTCGTTATATGTTCAACAACAAATTTGGTTTAAAGGCCGATTTTGGATACAACAGTTTTACTTCAAAAAGCAACTCTATCGATTTTGATTCAAAAAACTACAGAGTAGATTTACAAGCTGTTGCTAACTTAGGCCGTATCATGAATTTTGAAACATGGACAAACACTTTAGGCTTATTAGGACATGCTGGTTTTGGTTATGGTCAATTAAGAAGTGACAACTTTAAAGGAGCAGATGAAGTGGGTAACTTTATTGCCGGTGTAACTGGACAAATAAAATTATCAAACAGAGTTGCTTTAACTGGTGATTTCTCTACTATTTTGAATGCATCGCAAGATCATACTTTTGACGGAGCTTATGTAGCTCAAAACAGAGGTTTCTCAGGATTGATTTTTAACGGTACAATTGGTTTAAATGTGTACTTAGGAAAAAATGCAAAACATGCAGACTGGACTGTAACTTCAAGTGAAGGTAACAATGTGGATATTTCTGCTTTAGAAAACAAAGTGGCAGATCTTGAAGCAGAAATCAAAAAAATACCTGCACAAAAAGAAGTAGTTGTTGAAAAACAAATAAGCGCTCCTCAGGCAACTGATAATGAATTAATCAGAAGAATGATTAATGACAAATATTACAGTGTTTATTTTGATTTCAATAAAACAACTCCAATCGAGAACTCAACAGCTGCAATTGACGTTGTGTTAAATTACTTAAGAAAAAACCCTTCTGCATCTCTAGACCTTGTTGGTTATGCTGACCAAGTTGGAAAAGCTGAGTACAATGAAAAATTATCTTATACTAGAGCTACTAACGTAAAAACAATTTTCGAAAAAGCTGGAATCGCTTCTTCTCGATTAAATGTTGTTGCAAATGGTGCAGATACATCAATTCAAAAAGATTCTGACGAAGCTAGAAGATTAGCTAGACGAGTTACTTTTATTGTAAAATAATTTCTTTTTAATACTTGATTCGAAAGTCCTTAAGATTTTTTCTTAAGGGCTTTTTTTATTTTTCAAATTTAAAACGATGTAAATACGGCATAAAATTTGAACAAAATCTGCTAAACATATAAGAAGCACATTTATGAAAAAACTATTACTTCTTTTTCTTTTGCTTTTTCAAGCAATTTTGTTTGGACAAACAGTCTTAAATTCTCTACCATTAAATCTAAACTCACTAGGAAAAACTCAGATTTTAAATATCGAAGACAAAAAAACCAAAGATATTTATGCCTTTACTTGGGACGAACAGAACATAAATATTTTAAAATACAATAGATTTTTGTTTCTAACGAATCGGTTTACAGATTCTATTAAAAAAGAAACAAATCGAAATCTAATGGGCGTTACTATTAACAAAGAACAAAAGCCAACACTATACTGGATTTTGCCAAATAGCAAAAACATTCTAATTGCGACTTACGACCTTAATCACAAAAGATCAGAATTCTTAAATTTTGATTTCCCTAGAAATCATGATTACATTATAAGCTCTTTTGAAGAGAATAGCATTTTTTACATTCTAGCCAAGGAGAAGGATTTTGAACATCTTCTTCTTTACAAATTTGAAAATCAAAAGTGTGAAATTAAAATGCTTGATTTTTCTAGTTTCACTTTTAAAAACAAAGAGAATGTAAATATTTCTTTTAATGCGCTTATAAAATACTTTCCAATTAAAAAAATGGAATCAGGTATTCTTAATCCAATTGATTTTGTATCGCAAATAAGCAAACTCTATGTGACCGATAATCATCTTATTTTGACATTCGACAATCGTTTAGAACGAACGCAGGTTTTTGAGGTTAATCTTGATACTGGCAATATGAAAGAAAGAACTTTTGATCATCCTGTTTCTAAAAATCCAATACGAACAGCAAATTCATTTTACAATGATAAAAAACTATTTCAAGTTGCAGCCAATAAAGAAGAATTGCTGTTTGAAGTAAAAGATTTTGATTCTAAAAGCATTATTAAAAATTATTCTTTTTTTAATAATGATAGTATTCCGTTTAAAAACTCACCTTTCTTTGTTCAAATTAATAACAGGAAACCTCAACAGCTAAAAACTACTGCAAAATTTCTTAAAGATC
The Flavobacterium humidisoli DNA segment above includes these coding regions:
- a CDS encoding DMT family transporter: MKLTKPRLALICGILCISIFPILVKLRLTPGLISAFYRMFFAVILLLPYVIFSGNFKLPKLKFALLAVLCGVLFSSDVAVWNIAIQESSATQASLLTNLSPVWVGVGSFFFLKAKPATNFWIGTLVALFGMITLVGFEFFIDLNFDKAFLFAVLSGILYSIYLLVSKNVLSEVDVLSFMTISLMASSVYLGILCYSLNEPFTGFTDMGWLVLVLQAVICQLCAWLSISYATQHMRATRVSLSLLSQAVITSILAWLFLEEQITLQMVFGGIVLLFGIRITFYDKTISLKRLFSKN
- a CDS encoding OmpA family protein; the encoded protein is MKKIVMTLAFALALTGVHAQTENNSSYNKWSVELAGGLTKPQRSFSAGYSTSTPSPWVGEVGVRYMFNNKFGLKADFGYNSFTSKSNSIDFDSKNYRVDLQAVANLGRIMNFETWTNTLGLLGHAGFGYGQLRSDNFKGADEVGNFIAGVTGQIKLSNRVALTGDFSTILNASQDHTFDGAYVAQNRGFSGLIFNGTIGLNVYLGKNAKHADWTVTSSEGNNVDISALENKVADLEAEIKKIPAQKEVVVEKQISAPQATDNELIRRMINDKYYSVYFDFNKTTPIENSTAAIDVVLNYLRKNPSASLDLVGYADQVGKAEYNEKLSYTRATNVKTIFEKAGIASSRLNVVANGADTSIQKDSDEARRLARRVTFIVK
- a CDS encoding chloramphenicol acetyltransferase, translating into MKTLLDLENWNRKEHFAHFKQMEEPFFGATVEIDCTKAYQTAKSINASFFIFYLHKTLAAVNAIENFKYRISEDKIYINDQIDASATIGREDGTFGFSLIEYHPDFKTFEQIALTEIERIQNTTGLFTRSFDDDNLIHFSAIPWLNFSSITHARSFTYPDSCPKISFGKMMVSETGKRTMSMAVYVHHGLMDGMHVGQFVDLFQELMNQ
- a CDS encoding HAD family hydrolase; translated protein: MLHKTKIPNLKVIAFDADDTLFVNEPYFEETEHKFCALMEDYLSHQGISQELFKIEIANLPLYGYGIKGYILSMIEAAMNISNNTIPVEVIEKIIQYGKELLEKPIELLDGIEETLEALKGKYKLVVATKGDLKDQHSKLHRSGLGHYFHHIEVMSDKQEIDYQKLLGRLDIQAHEFLMIGNSLKSDVLPVLGIGGYAVHIPFHTTWEHEKINHTIEHEHFSSFETIAEVVPNLL